In one window of Armatimonadota bacterium DNA:
- a CDS encoding STAS domain-containing protein, translated as MDRQTDVDLSSRRLGERTAVLCIGGEVDLYNTPQLKEQIQSLIEGGVRHLLVDLSDTQYLDSTALGALIGALKRLRERDGDLRLACPPPRIRKLLEITRLMKVFEVRDDVARALAEWGEDEGEGR; from the coding sequence ATGGACAGGCAAACCGACGTTGACCTGAGCTCGCGAAGGCTGGGGGAACGCACGGCGGTGCTGTGCATCGGCGGCGAGGTGGATCTCTACAACACCCCACAGCTCAAGGAGCAGATCCAGAGCCTGATCGAAGGCGGCGTGCGGCATTTGCTGGTCGACCTCTCGGACACACAATACCTCGACAGCACGGCGCTCGGCGCGTTGATCGGCGCGTTGAAGCGCCTACGCGAGCGCGACGGCGACTTGCGCCTCGCGTGTCCGCCTCCTCGGATTCGCAAGCTGCTCGAGATAACGCGACTGATGAAAGTCTTCGAGGTGCGCGACGACGTCGCGCGGGCTTTGGCGGAATGGGGGGAAGACGAGGGGGAAGGGCGATGA
- a CDS encoding ATP-binding protein produces the protein MSTTTASRIELKIPSRPEFISVARLAVSAVANRMGFDYDSIEDLKVATGEALTNAIQHAETCGGGGHEIVVCCVIESQSLVIEVQDTGRGFDPEVRRQALEQDELQEGGLGLLLIESLMDEVVFKTKPGKGTLVRMTKRLPAP, from the coding sequence ATGAGCACGACAACTGCTTCGCGCATCGAGTTGAAGATTCCCAGTCGCCCCGAATTCATTAGCGTCGCGCGCCTTGCGGTATCCGCCGTTGCCAACCGCATGGGGTTCGACTACGACAGCATCGAGGATCTCAAGGTCGCCACGGGCGAGGCGTTGACGAACGCCATTCAACACGCGGAGACGTGCGGCGGGGGTGGTCACGAGATTGTCGTGTGCTGCGTCATCGAGTCGCAGTCGCTGGTGATCGAGGTGCAGGATACAGGGAGGGGATTCGATCCCGAGGTCCGCCGGCAAGCGTTGGAACAGGATGAACTCCAGGAGGGCGGCCTTGGGTTGCTCCTGATTGAGTCGCTGATGGACGAAGTGGTGTTCAAGACCAAACCGGGCAAAGGGACGCTGGTGCGTATGACCAAGCGCCTTCCCGCTCCCTGA
- a CDS encoding SigB/SigF/SigG family RNA polymerase sigma factor: MARGPAANDGGGAVIPTEVRALGEHASDGNLPPERTLYGRVCGHYRCSGNTRDSIAVHGLPTVSKTRQKPGEASRKAKQPTHQEVERLFRELKRTGDPRLRERLIQMHLNLVRFLARKFANRGEPTDDLVQVGNIGLINAVDRFDPERGIRFATYATPTIVGEIKRYFRDRGWAIKVPRRLQEINLAANKAIDSLVQRFDRSPTVAEIAQSVGTTEEETIEAIELGHMYELVSLDSEAGQPDDESHTVLADYVGEDDSLFDEIGARSSLVDALKRLPERERQIIELRFFRNMSQTDVAQRLGISQMHVSRLQQKALARLREFVRGEQ, translated from the coding sequence ATCGCCCGAGGTCCTGCGGCGAACGACGGCGGCGGTGCCGTGATACCTACCGAGGTTCGTGCATTAGGGGAGCACGCAAGTGATGGCAACCTTCCTCCCGAACGAACTTTGTACGGAAGAGTCTGCGGGCATTACCGGTGCTCCGGTAATACCCGAGACTCTATAGCAGTCCATGGTCTGCCTACTGTGAGCAAAACGAGGCAAAAACCCGGCGAGGCGTCCCGCAAGGCGAAGCAGCCGACGCACCAAGAGGTCGAGCGGCTCTTCCGGGAACTCAAGCGCACCGGCGACCCACGCCTGCGCGAGCGCCTGATCCAGATGCACCTCAACCTGGTGCGCTTCCTGGCGCGCAAGTTCGCCAACCGCGGCGAGCCCACGGATGATCTCGTTCAGGTCGGCAATATCGGGCTGATTAATGCGGTGGACCGTTTTGATCCCGAGCGCGGCATCCGCTTCGCCACGTATGCGACGCCCACCATCGTCGGCGAAATCAAACGCTACTTCCGCGACCGAGGCTGGGCGATCAAGGTGCCCCGGCGCCTGCAGGAGATCAACCTCGCCGCGAACAAGGCGATAGACTCGCTGGTGCAACGGTTCGATCGCTCCCCGACCGTGGCGGAGATTGCGCAGTCGGTCGGCACCACCGAAGAGGAGACCATCGAAGCCATCGAGCTCGGCCACATGTATGAACTGGTCAGCCTGGACAGCGAGGCGGGGCAGCCTGACGACGAATCGCACACGGTCCTGGCCGATTACGTCGGCGAGGATGACTCCTTGTTCGACGAGATCGGGGCGCGCTCGAGCCTGGTGGATGCGCTCAAGCGCCTGCCGGAGCGAGAGCGCCAGATCATCGAGCTGCGCTTCTTCCGCAACATGTCACAGACCGATGTCGCGCAGCGGCTGGGGATCTCGCAGATGCACGTCTCGCGGCTGCAGCAGAAGGCCCTCGCCCGCCTGCGCGAGTTCGTGCGCGGGGAGCAGTAG
- a CDS encoding type III pantothenate kinase, which produces MTALLAVDVGNSETKLGLLEQERPRTELHFPTGAHEPSESIADLVARAPVRPAAAAMCSVVPAATEMWQIALRDAVGAEAFVVEGDTDVGMRNCYAEPATLGPDRLVGALAARELYGAPVIVVSLGTATVINVVSRTGEFLGGAIAPGVETSLAALEEKAARLLPVRFEAAPRVIASDTRSAMTAGAFFGVLGQVKELLARARAELGEPAPAVLTGGRAELIARELDNIAGVEPALNLIGLRLAWAYHEEAASRTE; this is translated from the coding sequence ATGACCGCCCTGCTGGCGGTTGACGTCGGCAACAGTGAGACCAAGCTCGGATTGCTCGAACAGGAGCGGCCGCGGACAGAACTGCACTTCCCGACCGGAGCCCACGAGCCGTCGGAGTCCATCGCCGATTTGGTCGCGCGCGCGCCGGTCCGGCCTGCGGCAGCTGCGATGTGCAGCGTGGTGCCTGCGGCGACCGAGATGTGGCAGATCGCCCTGCGAGATGCCGTCGGCGCGGAGGCGTTCGTCGTCGAAGGTGATACGGACGTCGGCATGCGCAACTGCTATGCCGAGCCCGCCACCCTCGGTCCCGATCGCCTAGTTGGTGCGCTCGCAGCCCGCGAGCTATACGGCGCCCCGGTGATCGTCGTTAGCCTCGGCACGGCAACCGTAATCAACGTCGTTTCCCGCACCGGGGAATTCCTCGGCGGCGCGATAGCTCCCGGTGTCGAGACCTCACTCGCCGCCCTTGAGGAGAAGGCGGCACGGCTGCTCCCGGTGCGCTTCGAGGCCGCGCCCCGCGTGATCGCCAGCGATACTCGCAGCGCCATGACCGCCGGCGCCTTCTTCGGCGTGCTGGGCCAGGTCAAGGAGCTGCTCGCCAGAGCGCGCGCCGAGTTGGGCGAACCCGCGCCCGCCGTGCTTACCGGCGGCCGGGCGGAACTCATCGCGCGGGAACTCGACAATATCGCGGGCGTCGAACCCGCACTCAATCTCATCGGACTGCGCCTCGCGTGGGCCTATCACGAGGAAGCCGCGAGCCGCACAGAATAG
- a CDS encoding quinate 5-dehydrogenase: MKQVVSVSLGSSRRDSDVEVELAGHRLHIRRIGTDGDPAKALELIERLDGTVDCFGLGGGDRYLVAGNRRYEMKAMARLARAARRTPVVDGSGFKETLEPHLLRRLVETGQLDVRGRETLLVSAVDRPGMARVLPELGARVTYGDLIFALGVSIPLHSPRVISFLGMLVLPVLCRMPMSVVYPTGDKQDSSVAKYNKYFHRAQVVAGDFHFIRRYLPPHMDGRTVITNTITADDVTLLRAAGISRLITTTPAFGERSFGTNVMEAVLVAISNRRPEELSGQDYLELLQRLGLSPRVIDL, translated from the coding sequence ATGAAGCAAGTCGTCAGCGTCAGCCTCGGATCGTCGCGCCGGGACAGCGACGTCGAGGTTGAACTCGCCGGCCATCGCCTGCACATCCGGCGCATCGGTACCGATGGCGACCCAGCCAAGGCTCTCGAGCTGATCGAGCGGCTCGACGGCACGGTGGATTGCTTCGGCCTAGGCGGCGGCGACCGCTATCTCGTCGCCGGCAACCGCCGCTACGAGATGAAGGCGATGGCGCGACTCGCCCGCGCCGCGCGGCGCACCCCGGTCGTGGATGGGAGCGGCTTCAAGGAGACGCTCGAACCACATCTGCTCCGGCGCCTGGTCGAAACAGGACAGCTCGATGTGCGCGGCAGGGAGACGCTGCTGGTGAGCGCGGTTGATCGCCCCGGCATGGCGCGAGTGCTGCCCGAATTGGGCGCGCGAGTGACGTACGGGGACCTCATCTTCGCGCTCGGCGTTTCGATTCCGCTGCACTCCCCGCGGGTAATATCCTTTCTGGGCATGCTCGTCTTGCCCGTGCTGTGCCGCATGCCGATGTCGGTCGTTTATCCCACCGGCGACAAGCAGGACTCCTCAGTCGCGAAGTACAACAAGTACTTCCATCGGGCGCAGGTCGTCGCCGGGGACTTCCATTTCATACGGCGCTACTTGCCGCCGCACATGGATGGGCGCACGGTCATAACGAACACGATCACTGCGGATGACGTGACGCTGCTGCGCGCCGCCGGCATCAGCAGGCTCATCACGACGACGCCCGCGTTCGGCGAGCGCTCCTTTGGGACGAATGTGATGGAGGCGGTGCTGGTGGCCATCTCCAACCGGCGCCCCGAGGAGCTGTCGGGCCAGGACTATCTGGAGTTGTTGCAGCGTCTCGGGCTGTCGCCGCGGGTCATCGATCTCTAG
- a CDS encoding shikimate dehydrogenase, whose amino-acid sequence MGHFGFIIHPLSVKEDMARKYAVARYLPTRLLEWGLKRMSPMMVSHITGVAGCDGARAEGVFVGCPLGPRQMLELDPAYVIGRIIEAGKLAQDAGARIVGLGAFTSVVGDAGVSIARGLDIAVTTGNSYTVHTAIEGALEAARLMGLDPARSAAAVVGCTGSIGRVISQMLAAVVPHLILIGRDEQRLREVAEQTRGPAQVATSTNTADSLHAADIVVTVTSAVDTVIEPEFLRPGAVVCDVARPRDVSRRVADQRPDVLVIEGGVVAVPGEVDFGFDFGFPPRTAYACMSETIILALEQRYESYSLGRDLSAAKVTEIAQLATKHGFRLAGFRSFEREVTSEHIERTRELAERARNRGIPGG is encoded by the coding sequence GTGGGTCACTTTGGGTTCATCATCCACCCCCTCTCCGTTAAGGAGGACATGGCGCGCAAGTACGCCGTTGCGCGCTATCTGCCGACGCGCCTGCTCGAGTGGGGACTGAAGCGCATGTCCCCGATGATGGTCTCTCACATCACGGGCGTCGCGGGCTGCGACGGGGCGCGCGCCGAAGGGGTTTTCGTCGGGTGTCCTCTCGGCCCGCGGCAGATGCTCGAACTCGATCCCGCGTACGTCATCGGACGTATCATCGAGGCGGGGAAACTGGCGCAGGACGCGGGCGCCCGGATCGTCGGTCTGGGGGCGTTCACGTCGGTCGTTGGGGACGCTGGAGTGAGCATCGCCCGCGGCCTCGACATAGCGGTCACGACAGGCAACAGTTACACGGTGCACACCGCCATCGAGGGCGCGCTGGAGGCGGCGCGGCTCATGGGGCTGGACCCCGCCCGGTCGGCCGCCGCGGTGGTCGGGTGCACCGGGTCGATCGGCCGCGTCATCTCGCAAATGCTGGCGGCGGTTGTGCCGCATCTGATTCTCATCGGCCGCGACGAGCAGCGGCTGCGCGAAGTGGCCGAGCAGACGCGAGGCCCAGCACAGGTCGCCACCTCCACCAACACCGCCGACTCGCTCCACGCAGCGGACATCGTGGTCACCGTGACGAGCGCCGTGGACACGGTCATCGAACCGGAGTTCCTCAGACCGGGAGCGGTGGTATGTGATGTCGCGCGACCGCGCGACGTGAGCAGACGCGTCGCCGACCAACGCCCCGACGTGCTGGTCATCGAGGGCGGCGTGGTCGCCGTTCCGGGCGAGGTGGACTTCGGATTCGATTTCGGCTTCCCGCCGCGCACGGCGTATGCGTGCATGTCGGAGACGATCATCCTCGCCCTCGAACAGCGATACGAATCCTACAGCCTCGGTCGCGACCTGAGCGCGGCGAAAGTGACGGAGATCGCGCAACTCGCGACAAAGCACGGCTTCCGCCTCGCCGGTTTCCGCAGCTTTGAACGGGAGGTTACGAGCGAGCACATCGAGCGCACTCGCGAGCTTGCCGAACGCGCGCGCAACCGGGGCATTCCGGGAGGATAA
- a CDS encoding carbohydrate-binding family 9-like protein, whose product MRRTRAIPAVAIGVITVIAAAHPAACALAPRPLYSISPIAAPPHIDGRVDDACWQTAARIGPFVLMGSAADPTQETHAWAAYDEGALYLAFECIEARMQDLRAARSARDSDVWHDDCVEVFLDPQRDRRHYFHLAVNANAAMYDERAALRPDEWDGEWHAAATRDSDRWTVEIAVPFATLGADPPGVLEAWGFNLAREERPHRELSQISPTVGSFHDPERFADLVFRGPGLLTASVVSAGAPSLGRHQAEVRLCNGGARPARVALWAETPGERQQRLAVDVASQTTRVVSVPYEVSAEGDLTLSLNAADAAGCSLLRSTPVSFHVEPNRQRLREIARMLHTLTQPARERGLAPELAKVQRDGERLLAYATDRQRWASGARSQWERLTALADRLDFRANRLRLSALTADPQAGYAIGVESPLRKLRPDRPYRGPVGRPAELRLCRNEYEPVQVVVLALDKPLHRVRTYATDLVGPGGARIRDHNVNLNLVGFVHTRKPAYQVERIGWYPDPLMDIEPFDVEADRFQPVWVTVYCPAAVPAGEYRGEIIIRPDNAPETRVPLVA is encoded by the coding sequence ATGCGGCGAACCCGTGCCATTCCAGCTGTGGCGATAGGCGTCATCACGGTCATCGCCGCAGCGCACCCGGCAGCATGCGCGCTCGCACCGCGGCCGCTCTACTCCATCTCGCCAATCGCGGCGCCACCGCACATAGACGGCCGCGTTGATGACGCGTGCTGGCAGACCGCCGCGCGCATCGGACCGTTCGTCCTGATGGGCAGCGCCGCGGACCCGACGCAGGAGACTCACGCCTGGGCGGCCTACGACGAGGGCGCCCTGTACCTTGCCTTCGAGTGCATCGAGGCCCGCATGCAAGACCTGCGGGCGGCGCGTAGCGCGCGCGACTCCGACGTGTGGCACGACGACTGCGTCGAGGTGTTTCTCGACCCGCAGCGCGACCGCCGCCACTACTTCCACCTCGCAGTCAATGCCAACGCCGCGATGTACGACGAACGGGCAGCGCTGCGACCTGACGAATGGGACGGCGAATGGCACGCGGCCGCGACCCGAGACTCGGACCGCTGGACCGTGGAAATCGCCGTTCCGTTTGCGACCCTCGGTGCCGACCCGCCGGGCGTGCTAGAGGCCTGGGGCTTCAACCTCGCGCGCGAGGAGAGACCCCATCGCGAACTCAGCCAGATTTCCCCCACGGTGGGCAGCTTTCACGACCCGGAACGGTTCGCCGATCTCGTCTTCCGCGGGCCGGGACTTCTGACCGCCTCCGTGGTATCGGCGGGCGCCCCGTCCCTCGGCCGACACCAAGCGGAAGTCCGCCTGTGCAACGGCGGCGCGCGACCGGCACGCGTGGCCCTGTGGGCGGAAACGCCAGGCGAGCGACAGCAGCGACTCGCGGTGGACGTCGCTTCCCAGACCACGCGCGTCGTCAGCGTACCCTACGAAGTCAGTGCGGAGGGGGATCTCACCCTCTCTCTCAACGCCGCCGACGCTGCGGGGTGCAGCTTGCTGCGGTCGACGCCGGTGTCGTTCCACGTCGAGCCTAACCGGCAGCGCCTCAGAGAGATCGCGCGCATGCTGCACACGCTGACCCAGCCCGCGCGCGAGCGCGGCCTTGCGCCGGAACTGGCCAAGGTGCAGCGCGACGGAGAGCGCCTTTTGGCCTACGCCACAGACCGCCAGCGTTGGGCGAGCGGCGCCCGCAGCCAGTGGGAGCGCCTGACGGCACTGGCTGATCGCCTCGATTTTCGGGCGAATCGCCTGCGGCTGTCAGCGCTCACCGCGGATCCCCAGGCTGGCTATGCCATCGGCGTGGAGTCGCCGCTGCGCAAGCTGCGGCCCGACCGGCCCTACCGCGGCCCCGTCGGGCGGCCCGCGGAACTCCGGCTGTGCCGCAACGAATACGAGCCGGTGCAGGTGGTGGTGCTTGCGTTGGACAAGCCGCTTCACCGCGTCCGCACGTATGCGACTGACCTCGTCGGGCCCGGCGGCGCGCGCATTCGCGATCACAATGTCAACCTTAATCTCGTCGGGTTCGTGCACACGCGCAAGCCGGCGTATCAGGTCGAACGCATCGGCTGGTACCCGGATCCCCTGATGGACATCGAGCCGTTCGATGTCGAGGCGGACCGCTTTCAGCCCGTCTGGGTCACGGTCTATTGCCCCGCCGCCGTGCCCGCCGGTGAATACCGCGGCGAGATCATCATCAGGCCCGACAACGCGCCGGAGACGCGCGTCCCCCTCGTTGC
- a CDS encoding SUMF1/EgtB/PvdO family nonheme iron enzyme, translating into MNIRGASCYIVPCSLLWMALNVAAALADGRPVERVSPAPEVNPNAVVWRTPEPPADPRAGDVWVNPRDGMDMVYVPPGEFILGTGDAELDAWLKEHPEYERESFADEQPQCRVDLPGYWIGRTEVTNAQYLRFVQATGHDAPDHWQGGEVPSGLEDFPVVSVIRDDGRAYAEWAGGRLPSELEWEKAARGADGRLFPWGSDWDSKRCRNFGLITGKTYVSEAASLSATVAWLESHDPFRHGPAAVGSYPAGDSPYGCADMAGNVWEWCAGWYDEKAHQRHARGDLAPPASGAYKPLRGGSWLVHPPLLFRCAEGGLTHPADRYHYYGSFGFRCARGAE; encoded by the coding sequence ATGAACATACGTGGTGCAAGCTGCTACATCGTCCCGTGTTCTCTGTTGTGGATGGCCCTCAACGTTGCTGCTGCCCTCGCTGACGGTCGCCCCGTCGAGCGAGTCTCACCCGCTCCGGAAGTCAACCCAAACGCGGTGGTGTGGCGTACGCCGGAGCCTCCCGCCGACCCCCGCGCGGGTGACGTGTGGGTGAATCCCAGGGATGGGATGGACATGGTGTACGTCCCACCGGGAGAGTTCATCTTAGGCACGGGTGACGCGGAGCTAGACGCGTGGCTGAAGGAGCACCCAGAGTATGAGCGCGAATCGTTCGCTGACGAGCAGCCGCAGTGCCGGGTGGATCTGCCGGGCTACTGGATAGGGCGCACGGAAGTCACGAACGCTCAGTACCTGCGCTTCGTGCAGGCCACCGGGCATGACGCGCCGGACCACTGGCAAGGCGGCGAGGTGCCCTCGGGCCTGGAGGACTTCCCCGTCGTGTCCGTGATAAGGGATGATGGTCGCGCGTACGCGGAATGGGCGGGCGGACGCCTACCGAGCGAGCTAGAGTGGGAGAAGGCGGCGCGCGGCGCCGACGGGCGCCTCTTCCCTTGGGGGAGCGACTGGGACAGCAAGCGGTGCCGCAACTTCGGGCTTATCACGGGCAAAACGTATGTGAGCGAAGCTGCGTCGTTGTCAGCTACCGTGGCGTGGCTTGAGTCTCACGACCCATTCCGTCATGGCCCGGCGGCGGTAGGGTCCTATCCGGCGGGTGACAGCCCCTACGGGTGCGCAGATATGGCGGGGAATGTGTGGGAATGGTGCGCGGGCTGGTATGACGAGAAGGCGCACCAGCGCCATGCCAGGGGAGACCTCGCTCCGCCTGCAAGCGGCGCCTACAAGCCGCTTCGGGGCGGTTCGTGGCTCGTCCACCCTCCACTCCTCTTCCGTTGCGCCGAGGGCGGCCTGACCCACCCTGCCGACCGCTACCACTACTACGGCAGCTTCGGTTTCCGTTGCGCCCGAGGAGCCGAATGA
- a CDS encoding fused MFS/spermidine synthase, with protein sequence MDDITPTRAGPPPAESRPPLRAVIAIAFFFSGASALFYQVIWLRQLATVFGNTTLAISVTLTAFMSGLALGSYAFGRVGDRAARPFRIYAWLEILIGAYGLVSLSVLHGVHAGYLALASRLPYDSSWLVGYQFWASLLALVAPTALMGGTLPIASKGIVRRLDGIGPEVGRLYGINTLGAAVGVLLVGFVLLPVLGLWHAVVLAACLNLAVGAAVLAADAWRARAEARGSRDPRPAPAADAPSSPDGETEAHAPSDGDTPLRVILVLGLALSGFSGLALEVVWARAFSLYVGSSVYAFSAILLAVLIGIGLGSLLVARLSARREVDVTWFVAVQFGAGVGTFGLLFFYNSLAFVFLSIVMRFWRSFPTLLALEVLVIVGCLLLPALCSGAAFPIASRLFIQRSAVLSRSIGTLYAANTLGCIAGSFAAGFVLIPHIGLRATVMQCAACYMITAAAVLLVERGPNRAGGVVVLAGLAALVAWLPSWRQELMVAGFFRRQYDELATARAVMTARRDVLFYREGSLATVAVIRGRQNRSLVINAKVEASDVSVEMDTQTMLAHLPLLLADRTESVLVVGLGSGTTCGAAALHPTSTIECVEIEPAVAAGARYFSDTNRDVFADPRFRVVFADARNYLAAGRRRYDVIISEPSNPWFGGTASLFTVEHFQALRDSLADDGVICQWVQLYEMSPQDLRSVVATFVKVFPDATLWWVGRSHVDIALIAQKHPWKVDFDRFSERMGARPQIMPDFERAQLKQPVSVLAWLLLGPDDLRRMSTGSRLNTDNLPLLEFSAPRSLYRESSAEQNRTTCATYKAQPLSELVDLGPSAADADARAALAESFIEQHGADLEGAPYLSWMRDEYAAAAALAPGRADLREKLAEVEQRISERKRGR encoded by the coding sequence ATGGACGATATCACTCCCACACGGGCCGGCCCTCCCCCCGCGGAGTCGAGACCGCCCCTGCGCGCCGTCATTGCCATCGCTTTCTTCTTCTCCGGTGCGTCGGCTCTGTTTTACCAGGTCATCTGGCTCCGGCAACTCGCTACGGTCTTTGGCAATACGACTCTCGCGATCTCGGTCACACTGACCGCGTTCATGAGCGGCCTGGCCCTCGGCAGCTATGCCTTCGGGCGGGTCGGCGACCGGGCGGCGCGGCCGTTTCGTATCTACGCTTGGCTCGAGATACTGATCGGCGCATATGGTCTGGTGAGCCTCTCCGTCCTTCACGGAGTTCACGCCGGCTACCTGGCACTGGCGTCGCGCCTGCCGTACGACAGTTCCTGGCTCGTGGGGTACCAGTTCTGGGCAAGCTTGCTCGCGCTGGTGGCACCAACCGCGCTGATGGGCGGGACGCTCCCGATCGCCAGCAAAGGGATCGTGCGCCGTCTTGACGGCATCGGCCCGGAAGTCGGCAGGCTGTACGGCATCAACACCCTGGGAGCTGCCGTGGGGGTGCTCCTGGTTGGGTTCGTACTGCTCCCCGTGCTCGGCCTGTGGCATGCGGTGGTGCTCGCCGCGTGCCTCAACCTGGCGGTCGGCGCTGCGGTGCTTGCCGCGGATGCGTGGCGGGCCCGAGCCGAAGCACGCGGCTCGCGGGACCCCCGACCCGCGCCCGCCGCTGACGCGCCTTCGTCGCCCGATGGCGAGACGGAAGCGCATGCCCCGTCCGACGGCGACACCCCGCTGCGAGTGATACTCGTCCTCGGCCTTGCGTTGTCAGGCTTCTCGGGCCTGGCGCTCGAAGTCGTCTGGGCGCGCGCGTTCTCACTCTACGTCGGAAGCTCGGTGTACGCTTTCTCGGCGATACTTCTGGCGGTGCTGATCGGCATCGGCCTGGGCAGCCTGCTTGTCGCGCGGTTGAGCGCGCGGCGCGAAGTTGACGTCACGTGGTTCGTCGCGGTGCAATTCGGCGCGGGAGTTGGGACGTTCGGGCTACTCTTCTTCTACAACTCGCTGGCCTTCGTGTTCCTGAGCATTGTGATGAGATTCTGGCGTTCGTTCCCGACGCTGCTTGCGCTCGAGGTGCTGGTGATCGTGGGGTGTCTGCTGCTGCCGGCGCTCTGCTCCGGCGCGGCGTTTCCCATCGCGAGCCGTCTCTTCATTCAGCGCTCCGCTGTACTATCGCGGAGCATAGGGACGCTGTACGCCGCCAACACCCTTGGCTGCATTGCAGGTTCGTTCGCCGCCGGGTTTGTGCTCATTCCCCACATTGGGCTGCGCGCGACGGTTATGCAGTGCGCAGCGTGCTACATGATCACCGCCGCGGCGGTGCTGCTCGTTGAGCGCGGGCCGAACCGCGCGGGCGGAGTGGTCGTGCTGGCGGGCCTTGCCGCGCTGGTTGCCTGGCTCCCGTCGTGGCGACAGGAACTCATGGTGGCCGGGTTTTTCCGCAGACAATACGATGAACTCGCGACCGCCAGAGCCGTCATGACGGCGCGCCGGGACGTCCTTTTCTACCGCGAGGGCTCGCTGGCGACGGTGGCGGTGATCCGCGGACGCCAGAACCGGTCCTTGGTCATCAACGCCAAGGTCGAGGCAAGCGACGTGTCCGTGGAAATGGACACGCAGACGATGCTCGCGCACTTGCCGCTGCTGCTGGCTGACAGGACCGAATCGGTGCTGGTGGTGGGGCTGGGCAGCGGCACAACGTGCGGCGCCGCAGCGCTACATCCGACCAGCACAATCGAGTGCGTCGAGATCGAGCCCGCAGTGGCCGCAGGGGCTCGTTACTTCTCGGACACCAACCGCGACGTGTTCGCCGACCCGCGCTTTCGCGTGGTGTTTGCCGATGCGCGCAACTACCTCGCCGCCGGCCGCCGCCGCTACGACGTCATCATCAGCGAGCCCTCGAACCCGTGGTTCGGCGGCACCGCCAGCCTATTCACGGTCGAGCACTTCCAGGCGCTCCGCGACAGCCTGGCCGACGACGGCGTCATCTGCCAGTGGGTGCAACTCTACGAGATGAGCCCGCAGGATCTGCGGTCCGTGGTCGCGACATTCGTTAAGGTCTTCCCCGACGCCACGCTATGGTGGGTGGGGCGCAGCCACGTGGACATCGCCCTGATCGCGCAGAAGCACCCGTGGAAGGTGGACTTCGATCGTTTCTCCGAGCGGATGGGCGCGCGCCCACAGATCATGCCCGACTTCGAGCGGGCGCAGTTGAAGCAGCCCGTGTCGGTGCTGGCGTGGCTTCTGCTGGGGCCTGATGATCTGCGCCGGATGAGCACGGGCAGCCGGTTGAACACGGACAACCTGCCGCTGCTGGAGTTCTCCGCCCCGCGCAGCCTCTATCGCGAGAGCAGCGCCGAGCAGAATCGCACGACGTGCGCCACCTACAAAGCGCAGCCGCTATCGGAACTCGTTGACCTCGGGCCCTCAGCAGCAGATGCAGACGCGAGGGCTGCGCTCGCCGAGTCGTTCATCGAGCAGCACGGGGCCGACCTGGAGGGAGCGCCCTATCTGTCCTGGATGCGGGACGAATACGCGGCCGCGGCCGCGCTCGCGCCGGGACGAGCGGATCTACGCGAGAAGCTCGCCGAGGTCGAGCAACGCATCAGCGAGCGGAAGCGCGGACGATGA
- a CDS encoding CopG family transcriptional regulator, whose amino-acid sequence MPDSEQVTLKIPRTLYERLKDVIADTGFRSVTEFAVYVLRDLASTHAAAAGPADQPRQPVDHPLTAEEIEAIRQRLRSLGYL is encoded by the coding sequence ATGCCAGATTCCGAGCAAGTGACTCTGAAGATTCCCCGGACGCTATACGAACGCCTGAAGGACGTTATCGCTGACACAGGCTTCCGCTCGGTCACGGAGTTCGCGGTGTACGTGCTGCGCGACCTTGCCTCCACACACGCGGCCGCAGCAGGGCCCGCCGACCAGCCCCGCCAGCCCGTGGATCACCCCCTCACTGCCGAGGAGATCGAGGCCATCCGCCAGCGGCTGCGGTCGCTGGGGTATCTATAA